A DNA window from Peptostreptococcaceae bacterium contains the following coding sequences:
- a CDS encoding DUF1292 domain-containing protein: MDEKKMRLLLDDNTVMECDVLGKFEVEEKVYIALLPEGNEDVLLYRFFEKDGEIELDRIEEDEEYYNVAEVYYDLFGPAEEDEEDEEDEEDKMELME; encoded by the coding sequence ATGGATGAAAAAAAGATGAGGCTTCTTTTAGATGACAACACGGTAATGGAATGTGATGTCCTAGGGAAATTTGAAGTTGAAGAAAAAGTATATATAGCCCTTCTTCCTGAAGGAAATGAAGATGTGCTTCTGTACAGATTTTTTGAAAAAGACGGAGAAATAGAACTAGATCGCATTGAAGAGGATGAAGAATACTACAATGTGGCTGAAGTCTATTACGACCTTTTCGGTCCGGCCGAAGAAGATGAAGAAGATGAAGAAGATGAAGAAGACAAAATGGAATTAATGGAATAA
- a CDS encoding SIMPL domain-containing protein: MKDQNKSSITLIAIALILSFALIYSTSIAVNGIVKIKSTDTLTVKGSAKQEIRSDFVVWSGGFSNESADLSSAYEMLSQSRDKVRSYLEGKGIASDDIVFSSISTYPKRMIMPNGMYSNVIESYELNQTVEISSNDIDGLTEISRNATDLINQGVAFNSYPPQYFYTGLSDLKIDMIARATEDSKLRAEKMLGVTGSEVGTLKDARVGVFQITPLYSNEISDYGINDTNSIMKEITSVVECTFEVK; this comes from the coding sequence ATTAAAGACCAAAACAAATCATCCATAACATTGATAGCAATAGCATTGATTCTATCTTTTGCGCTCATATACTCAACTTCAATTGCGGTTAACGGAATAGTTAAAATTAAGTCCACTGACACATTGACAGTCAAGGGTTCGGCTAAGCAGGAAATACGCTCCGATTTTGTGGTATGGAGCGGAGGCTTCAGCAACGAGTCGGCCGACTTGTCATCCGCATATGAAATGCTAAGCCAAAGCCGCGACAAGGTGCGCAGCTATCTCGAAGGCAAGGGCATAGCTTCCGACGATATCGTTTTTTCATCAATAAGTACATATCCCAAACGCATGATTATGCCAAACGGAATGTATTCTAATGTCATCGAAAGCTATGAGCTCAATCAAACTGTCGAAATAAGTTCAAATGATATTGACGGACTCACCGAAATATCAAGAAATGCAACTGACCTTATTAATCAGGGGGTTGCATTCAATTCGTATCCGCCTCAATATTTTTACACAGGCCTTTCAGATCTTAAGATTGACATGATTGCGCGTGCAACCGAGGACTCAAAGCTCAGGGCCGAAAAGATGCTTGGCGTAACCGGAAGTGAAGTTGGAACCCTAAAAGACGCACGGGTTGGTGTATTTCAAATTACGCCTCTTTATTCCAACGAAATATCCGACTACGGAATAAATGACACGAACTCTATAATGAAGGAAATTACATCGGTTGTGGAATGCACATTTGAAGTGAAATAG
- a CDS encoding NUDIX hydrolase has protein sequence MEPRWLEYIKRVEAISRIGLTNCRNPYDIERYEELRSISIQFMEHYSGEELKKIEELFASDPGYKTPKVEVRGVVFRDGKMLMVKELADNKWSLPGGYCEVGYSISENVVREIGEESGFKAKPVKLLAVFDRSKHAHPPSPYHVYKVFVYCEIIGETPIRGLETDGVGFFGMEDLPELSINRILREQIEIMFGFMRDPDKVPLFD, from the coding sequence ATGGAGCCTCGATGGTTGGAATATATTAAAAGAGTTGAAGCCATTTCCAGAATAGGCCTTACGAATTGCAGAAATCCATATGATATAGAGCGCTACGAGGAACTCCGAAGCATTAGTATACAGTTCATGGAGCATTATTCAGGAGAGGAACTTAAAAAAATCGAGGAACTATTTGCATCAGATCCAGGCTATAAGACTCCTAAGGTAGAAGTGCGAGGGGTAGTTTTTAGGGATGGCAAAATGCTAATGGTTAAGGAATTGGCTGACAACAAATGGTCTCTTCCGGGAGGGTATTGTGAAGTCGGTTATTCGATTTCGGAAAATGTTGTTAGAGAAATAGGAGAGGAGTCGGGCTTCAAGGCAAAGCCGGTAAAATTGCTGGCTGTCTTTGACAGAAGCAAGCATGCTCATCCGCCCTCTCCGTATCATGTATACAAGGTTTTTGTATATTGTGAGATTATTGGAGAAACCCCTATTAGGGGCCTTGAAACCGATGGAGTAGGATTTTTCGGAATGGAAGATTTGCCGGAGCTTTCGATAAACAGGATATTGAGGGAACAGATTGAAATTATGTTTGGATTCATGAGAGACCCGGACAAGGTTCCTCTGTTCGATTAG
- a CDS encoding DUF2703 domain-containing protein — MSNCNGCSSCSTCGSGTCEPEITKALKLNMVFDDETDSEKCDATDAAINEALEGMRDFLNDNRIKIQYNSVKLINREQAELLGFKDLPTILINGIDIQPNYKENTCKCHPDQIIKGWIYMGMELDTPSRELVTDALIESIYGKPGEKQETECQCDGECS, encoded by the coding sequence ATGAGTAATTGTAACGGCTGCAGTTCGTGCAGCACTTGCGGAAGCGGAACATGTGAACCGGAGATAACAAAAGCCCTTAAGCTGAACATGGTATTTGATGATGAAACAGATTCTGAAAAATGCGATGCGACGGACGCCGCAATCAATGAGGCGCTTGAAGGCATGCGAGATTTTTTAAACGACAATAGAATAAAGATTCAATACAATTCCGTAAAGCTAATCAATAGGGAACAGGCGGAACTTCTTGGTTTTAAGGATTTGCCTACGATTTTGATAAACGGGATAGACATTCAGCCGAATTACAAAGAAAACACATGCAAATGTCATCCGGACCAGATAATAAAGGGATGGATATACATGGGCATGGAGCTGGATACTCCTTCCAGGGAGCTTGTTACTGACGCTTTGATAGAAAGCATATACGGCAAGCCGGGCGAAAAGCAGGAAACAGAGTGCCAATGCGACGGAGAATGCAGCTGA